A single genomic interval of Carassius auratus strain Wakin chromosome 30, ASM336829v1, whole genome shotgun sequence harbors:
- the drd2b gene encoding D(2)-like dopamine receptor, whose translation MEFLTEYPYNDTYYDNGTGSLNSTSCEAKHQYNYYALLLTLLIFVIVFGNVLVCMAVSREKALQTTTNYLIVSLAVADLLVATLVMPWVVYLEVVGEWRFSKIHCDVFVTLDVMMCTASILNLCAISIDRYTAVAMPMLYNTRYSSKRRVTVMISVVWVLSFAISCPLLFGLNNTATRDDTMCEIANPAFVVYSSIMSFYVPFIITLLVYVQIYVVLRKRRKRVNTKRSCQKTDADAKPPLKEKCTHPEDVKLCTVIIKTNGGLPAKNKKAQLIKEVLHQGADVRVDVTPGTSSPEKNKLESTLVVDLLANPSPIHGPLSHIECQSNGDDKNGHAKEVQTPKEAKLVETQALHNGKTQTTLTKTMSKRKMYQHKEKKATQMLAIVLGVFIICWLPFFITHILKTHCTSCVVPLEMYNAFTWLGYVNSAVNPIIYTTFNVEFRKAFIKILHC comes from the exons ATGGAATTCCTCACAGAGTATCCCTACAATGACACTTATTATGACAATGGGACCGGGTCCCTCAACAGCACAAGCTGTGAGGCCAAGCATCAGTATAACTACTATGCCCTGCTCCTGACTCTCCTCATCTTTGTCATTGTCTTCGGCAATGTGTTGGTGTGTATGGCAGTCTCTCGAGAGAAAGCGCTGCAGACCACCACTAATTACCTCATTGTCAGCCTGGCGGTGGCAGATCTTCTCGTGGCCACATTAGTTATGCCCTGGGTGGTGTACCTTGAG GTGGTGGGGGAGTGGCGTTTCAGTAAAATCCATTGTGATGTGTTCGTCACCCTTGACGTCATGATGTGTACAGCCAGCATTCTTAATCTGTGTGCCATTAGTATTGACAG GTACACGGCTGTTGCTATGCCGATGTTGTACAACACACGCTACAGCTCCAAGAGACGAGTCACGGTAATGATCTCGGTGGTTTGGGTGCTTTCATTCGCTATTTCCTGCCCTTTGTTGTTTGGATTAAATAACACAG ctaCACGGGATGATACCATGTGTGAAATTGCCAACCCCGCTTTTGTTGTCTACTCCTCCATCATGTCATTCTACGTGCCCTTCATCATCACCCTTCTTGTGTACGTGCAGATCTATGTGGTTCTTCGTAAGCGTCGAAAACGGGTCAACACTAAACGGAGCTGCCAGAAGACAGACGCTGATGCTAAGCCCCCTCTCAAG GAAAAGTGCACACATCCTGAAGATGTGAAACTGTGCACAGTTATCATTAAGACCAATGGAGGTTTACCTGCCAAAAACAAGAAAGCA CAATTAATAAAGGAAGTCCTGCACCAGGGTGCTGATGTGAGGGTGGACGTTACGCCAGGCACAAGCTCTCCAGAGAAAAATAAATTGGAATCCACTCTGGTCGTCGATCTGCTGGCCAACCCAAGCCCCATCCATGGCCCGCTTTCCCACATTGAATGTCAGTCAAATGGAGATGATAAAAATGGGCATGCCAAGGAGGTTCAGACCCCTAAAGAAGCCAAACTTGTTGAAACACAGGCACTGCACAATGGCAAAACCCAAACTACATTGACCAAAACCATGAGCAAGAGAAAGATGTACCAGCATAAAGAAAAGAAGGCTACACAAATGCTGGCTATTGTTCTAG gtgttttcattaTTTGCTGGCTGCCCTTTTTTATTACTCACATTTTGAAAACTCACTGCACAAGCTGCGTGGTGCCACTGGAAATGTACAATGCCTTCACTTGGCTGGGATATGTGAACAGTGCCGTCAACCCCATCATATATACCACTTTCAATGTGGAGTTCAGAAAGGCTTTCATAAAGATATTGCACTGCTGA